A window of Paenibacillus sp. 19GGS1-52 contains these coding sequences:
- a CDS encoding stage VI sporulation protein F: MSRDFSKDALNAINKKAGKNISEGAIKKLASTVKPGTTQNEAQLRQLIKQVSSMAKVPVSEATVQEIINAVKKGGASSGTMESLMKMMLKK, from the coding sequence GTGAGCAGAGATTTTTCCAAGGATGCATTGAACGCCATTAATAAAAAGGCGGGCAAGAACATTTCGGAAGGTGCCATCAAAAAGCTGGCCAGTACAGTTAAGCCAGGTACCACGCAGAATGAAGCCCAGCTCCGCCAGTTAATCAAGCAGGTGTCATCAATGGCGAAAGTGCCAGTCAGTGAAGCTACAGTGCAGGAGATTATCAATGCCGTCAAAAAAGGCGGCGCGAGTTCAGGCACAATGGAGTCTTTAATGAAAATGATGCTAAAAAAATAG
- a CDS encoding IS110 family transposase codes for MEILIERCCGLDVHKKSITACIITSKGKEIRSFETLTRRLIDLVDWIKSERCTHVAMESTGDYWKPIYNLLEMEDLEPLVVNAQHIKAVPGRKTDVKDAEWIAKLLRHGLVQGSYIPNRDQRELREIIRYRRSIIEERTREVNRLQKVLEGGNIKLSSVASNVLGVSGRNMLEAMIQGESDPSILADFAQKKLKAKKEQLKLALEGSLGPHQLLMLEKQLSHIDQLNELITELDEEIERRMSPFAEDLKLLDTIPGVGKRTAEQILAEIGTDMTRFPSAGHLCSWAGMTPGHDESAGKKRSAKTRKGNKKLRSALVESARAAGRKKNTYLSAQYHRIAGRRGKNRAAVAVGHSILAIVYILLTRRQEYKELGFDYFDQRNHDMVMNRSIKRLESLGYQVNLSEQTA; via the coding sequence GTGGAAATACTCATTGAACGTTGCTGTGGATTGGATGTGCACAAGAAGAGTATCACAGCATGTATCATCACCTCGAAAGGAAAGGAGATTCGGAGTTTTGAAACATTGACTCGTCGGCTGATTGATCTGGTAGATTGGATCAAAAGCGAACGGTGCACCCATGTCGCGATGGAGAGTACCGGAGATTACTGGAAACCCATTTATAATCTGCTAGAAATGGAAGACCTTGAGCCACTGGTCGTAAACGCCCAGCATATCAAAGCCGTGCCAGGACGCAAAACGGACGTGAAAGATGCAGAATGGATAGCGAAATTACTCCGGCATGGGTTGGTGCAAGGCAGCTACATTCCGAATCGGGATCAACGAGAACTTCGGGAAATTATCCGTTATCGCCGAAGTATCATTGAAGAACGCACGCGTGAAGTGAACCGGCTGCAAAAGGTACTAGAAGGCGGCAATATCAAACTTTCGTCGGTAGCGTCTAATGTGCTAGGCGTGTCTGGACGAAACATGCTGGAAGCGATGATTCAAGGAGAAAGTGATCCGTCCATCCTGGCTGACTTTGCGCAAAAGAAGTTAAAGGCCAAGAAAGAGCAATTGAAACTTGCACTGGAGGGAAGCCTAGGTCCCCATCAATTATTAATGCTGGAAAAACAGTTGTCGCATATCGACCAATTGAATGAGTTAATCACGGAACTGGATGAAGAGATCGAGCGCCGAATGAGCCCTTTTGCTGAGGATCTGAAGTTGTTGGATACCATCCCCGGTGTCGGTAAGCGAACCGCTGAGCAAATTCTGGCGGAAATTGGGACAGACATGACACGGTTTCCTAGTGCAGGACATTTATGTTCCTGGGCAGGGATGACTCCAGGTCACGATGAAAGTGCGGGGAAGAAGAGATCCGCCAAAACCCGAAAAGGGAACAAAAAACTACGAAGTGCACTCGTAGAATCAGCGCGAGCCGCAGGACGAAAAAAGAACACCTACCTGTCGGCGCAATATCACCGAATCGCAGGCAGGCGAGGGAAAAACAGAGCGGCCGTGGCCGTTGGACACAGCATTTTAGCGATTGTATACATCTTGTTAACGCGAAGACAAGAATATAAGGAACTAGGATTTGACTACTTCGACCAACGAAACCACGATATGGTAATGAACCGTTCTATTAAACGTTTGGAATCCTTGGGATACCAAGTGAATCTGAGTGAGCAAACGGCCTGA
- a CDS encoding DUF2768 family protein — translation MDPMTKMWLSLIAILIMGLSVFLITFARSKTKGWLRGVLSLVAFIIMLIGLLGGVASIM, via the coding sequence ATGGATCCGATGACAAAAATGTGGTTGTCCCTGATCGCGATACTGATTATGGGACTGTCTGTTTTTTTGATTACTTTTGCACGTAGCAAGACTAAGGGTTGGCTCAGAGGGGTATTGTCCCTAGTTGCTTTTATTATTATGTTAATCGGGTTGCTAGGCGGAGTGGCTTCAATCATGTAA
- a CDS encoding 2Fe-2S iron-sulfur cluster-binding protein — MKPQKGLTVVFQPGGRKAVVNHGVSLLEAARKAGVTITTRCGGKAGCLMCKVTITKDEAAGLRPAGDIERRKLGSALEQGVRLACQAAVWNDVTVQVPEDPLKAAVRRKLEAARRGEDDELW, encoded by the coding sequence ATGAAACCGCAAAAGGGACTAACTGTTGTATTTCAGCCGGGGGGCCGTAAAGCTGTGGTCAATCACGGGGTATCACTGCTGGAGGCGGCCCGCAAGGCAGGTGTAACGATAACCACTCGCTGCGGCGGCAAGGCCGGCTGCCTCATGTGCAAGGTAACGATCACGAAGGATGAAGCAGCCGGATTAAGACCAGCGGGTGATATTGAGCGGCGCAAGCTCGGAAGTGCTTTGGAGCAGGGCGTGCGTCTGGCCTGCCAGGCCGCCGTGTGGAACGATGTAACTGTTCAGGTGCCCGAAGACCCACTTAAGGCTGCAGTACGCCGTAAGCTTGAAGCAGCACGCCGTGGAGAAGATGACGAGCTGTGGTAG